A window of uncultured Methanoregula sp. genomic DNA:
TGGGTGAGACCGTGTGCAGCCGGGCATTGTAGATGGAAAGGGCCGAGGCAAGGGAGTGGGCGGTCCGGCCATAGCGGAGGTCCCCGACAAGAGCAACATCGATGCCGTCGATGGGCATCGACTGGCGGATGGTGTACAGGTCGAGCAGGGTCTGGGACGGGTGCTGGCCGGCCCCGTCGCCGGCATTGATGACCGGGACGGTCGAGAACTCTGCTGCAAGCCGTGCTGCGCCCTCCTTGGGATGCCGGATAACGATTGCATCCGCGTACCCGCTCACCACCCGGATGGTATCGGCAAGGGTCTCACCTTTTGCCATGGAGCAGGCATCAACACTCCCGACCGAGAGGGAAGTGCCACCAAGGCGCGCCATGGCCGATTCAAAGGACATCCGCGTCCTGGTGCTCGGTTCAAAGAAGAGAACGGCAAGGATCTTGCCGATAAGTGCGTCCGGGTCAAACTTTTTTTTGTCGATCTGCCCTGCGTGATCCAGCAGGCGGTCGATATCCTTCCTCTCAAAATCGCCAATGGATATGATGTGCTGCGTTCCCACTCCTCCCGTTTCTCGTGTGTACAGGATATCTGTCTTTCCTGCCGTAATTATCTATCCTTCTCCCCGGACGTGCAGAATATTTCTCCGATACTGGTTCCCGCTCCGGCCCGGC
This region includes:
- the pyrB gene encoding aspartate carbamoyltransferase, translated to MGTQHIISIGDFERKDIDRLLDHAGQIDKKKFDPDALIGKILAVLFFEPSTRTRMSFESAMARLGGTSLSVGSVDACSMAKGETLADTIRVVSGYADAIVIRHPKEGAARLAAEFSTVPVINAGDGAGQHPSQTLLDLYTIRQSMPIDGIDVALVGDLRYGRTAHSLASALSIYNARLHTVSPTGLELPATLTASLRDRGMEIIEHEDISEVIPNVDVLYVTRIQRERFPDSASYFNVSSSNRITPELLADARKHMIVLHPLPRVDEIDPRVDASPHAKYFEQSRNGVPVRMAMLLQVMK